A single window of Sphingobacteriales bacterium DNA harbors:
- a CDS encoding aldo/keto reductase yields the protein MERRDLLKTIGLGIAGIAVAPTNVFAKNKKKLQVTNNIKTNLSKRKLGKTLEVSSIGLGVQNMSRTYQTTIPNRAQMHNIIRNAYENGVTLFDAAEAYGPLEVERILGEGVKEFRNDIVIATKFGWNIDQETGKRLPGLNSKPDHIKLVVDGMLKRLQTDRIDLLYQHRVDPEVPIEDVVGTIQDLMKAGKVLHYGLSEPGVQTVRRAHAMQPITAIQNEYSLLWRGPENEIIPLCEELGIGFVPWSPLGVGFLTGAIDENTRFAQGDIRGVESRFSTENLPNNLALVELLKKWAKNKNATPTQISLAWLQAQNPWIVPIPGTTQMEHMKENIGADAIKFSDSELQTFNKELNEINILGERLPEYVLQFSGVEAPMKK from the coding sequence ATGGAAAGAAGAGATTTATTAAAAACAATAGGATTAGGTATTGCAGGAATTGCTGTTGCACCGACTAATGTGTTTGCAAAGAATAAAAAGAAATTACAAGTAACTAACAATATTAAAACTAATTTGAGCAAAAGAAAATTAGGAAAAACATTAGAAGTTTCAAGTATTGGATTAGGAGTACAAAATATGAGCAGAACGTATCAAACTACTATTCCTAACAGAGCTCAAATGCATAATATTATTCGTAATGCTTACGAAAATGGTGTTACACTTTTTGATGCAGCAGAAGCTTATGGACCATTAGAAGTAGAAAGAATTTTAGGCGAAGGTGTAAAAGAATTTCGTAATGATATTGTCATTGCTACTAAGTTTGGTTGGAATATCGACCAAGAAACTGGAAAAAGATTACCAGGGTTAAACAGCAAGCCAGACCATATAAAATTAGTAGTTGATGGTATGTTAAAACGTTTACAAACAGACCGTATCGATTTGTTATACCAACATCGTGTTGATCCAGAAGTACCTATTGAAGATGTGGTAGGCACTATTCAAGATTTAATGAAAGCTGGCAAAGTATTGCATTATGGTTTATCTGAGCCTGGTGTACAAACAGTACGAAGAGCACACGCCATGCAACCTATTACCGCCATACAAAATGAATATTCTTTACTATGGCGTGGACCAGAAAATGAGATTATTCCTCTTTGCGAAGAATTAGGAATTGGCTTTGTACCTTGGAGTCCATTAGGTGTTGGTTTTTTAACAGGTGCTATCGACGAAAATACACGTTTTGCGCAAGGCGATATTCGTGGTGTAGAATCTCGTTTTTCGACAGAAAATTTACCAAATAATTTGGCACTAGTGGAGCTTTTGAAAAAATGGGCAAAAAATAAAAATGCGACACCAACACAAATTTCATTAGCTTGGTTACAAGCACAAAATCCTTGGATAGTTCCTATTCCAGGCACAACACAAATGGAACACATGAAAGAAAATATTGGTGCAGATGCTATTAAATTTTCTGATAGCGAATTACAAACATTCAATAAAGAACTTAATGAAATTAATATCTTAGGTGAACGATTACCAGAGTATGTTCTTCAATTTTCAGGTGTAGAAGCACCAATGAAAAAGTAA
- a CDS encoding zinc-binding dehydrogenase, whose protein sequence is MQYHKIKLTEFGDIDVLKYVTENELPEPKVGQVRVKVLATSAAYTDTLIRRGIYPDVPKKMLPLSPGYDMVGVVDKLGSGVNNLKVGQKVAELTVIGAYSEYMILEADKLAIVPDGVDDADAVSLILTYVTAYQMLHRVAKVKKGDVILIHGAGGAVGTAFLQLGQLMGLKMYGTASASQKAYIESFGGIFIDYKNQDFLQVIKQNEPGGIDAVFDPMGGDYFPRSLKTLKKEGTLVGFGFQNAASGKGGNKYIDFIKIMIWDLLPTKPNSKFYLIGDWHKKQHEFFKQDLATLFELLKQGKINPNVFKRMPLKDAKEAHRMIENGEAKGKIVLVME, encoded by the coding sequence ATGCAGTACCACAAAATTAAACTAACAGAGTTTGGAGATATAGATGTTTTAAAATATGTTACCGAAAACGAGCTTCCAGAACCTAAGGTAGGACAAGTGCGTGTAAAAGTATTGGCAACCAGTGCTGCCTATACTGATACATTAATTCGCAGAGGTATTTATCCCGATGTTCCAAAAAAAATGTTACCGCTTTCGCCAGGTTATGATATGGTGGGTGTTGTCGATAAATTAGGAAGTGGCGTAAACAATCTAAAAGTTGGTCAAAAAGTAGCTGAACTTACTGTAATTGGTGCTTATTCAGAATATATGATTTTGGAGGCTGATAAACTCGCCATTGTACCTGACGGTGTGGACGATGCGGACGCAGTAAGTTTAATACTTACTTATGTTACAGCCTATCAAATGTTACATCGTGTAGCCAAGGTAAAGAAGGGCGATGTTATTTTAATTCACGGTGCAGGTGGTGCTGTTGGTACTGCATTTTTGCAATTGGGTCAATTAATGGGATTGAAAATGTATGGCACCGCTTCAGCAAGCCAAAAAGCATACATTGAAAGTTTTGGAGGAATATTTATTGATTATAAAAACCAAGACTTTTTACAAGTTATAAAACAAAATGAACCGGGCGGAATAGATGCCGTCTTTGATCCTATGGGTGGCGATTATTTCCCTCGTTCCTTAAAGACTTTGAAAAAAGAGGGAACCTTAGTCGGTTTTGGTTTTCAAAATGCAGCAAGTGGAAAAGGTGGCAATAAATACATTGACTTCATCAAGATTATGATTTGGGATTTATTACCAACCAAACCCAATTCTAAATTTTATTTGATTGGCGATTGGCATAAAAAACAACACGAATTTTTTAAGCAAGACTTAGCTACGCTTTTCGAATTATTGAAACAGGGAAAAATAAATCCAAATGTATTCAAAAGAATGCCGCTAAAAGATGCCAAAGAAGCCCACCGAATGATTGAAAATGGAGAAGCAAAAGGAAAAATAGTTTTAGTGATGGAGTAA
- a CDS encoding sugar O-acetyltransferase, protein METQSINIFQRLLNGEAVSFGDKDYFHIGNACNETRKLLVQLNSETDLGEIRKLLSQITGSEIADTTTVFPPFQINYGKNTKIGKNVFVNFDCTILDLGGVTIEDNVMLAPKVSLLSEGHPVSPKERQTLTTGKIHIKKNAWIGANATILQGVTIGENVVVAAGAVVSKDVPDNVIVGGIPAKIIKEI, encoded by the coding sequence ATGGAAACACAGAGCATAAACATATTTCAAAGGCTTTTAAATGGCGAAGCTGTTTCGTTTGGTGATAAAGATTATTTCCACATCGGAAATGCGTGTAACGAAACACGTAAGTTGTTAGTGCAATTGAACAGCGAAACAGATTTAGGAGAAATCAGGAAACTGTTAAGCCAAATTACAGGCTCTGAAATAGCAGATACTACAACCGTTTTCCCACCCTTTCAAATCAACTACGGAAAGAATACCAAAATCGGGAAGAATGTGTTTGTCAATTTCGATTGTACCATTCTCGATTTAGGAGGTGTTACCATTGAAGACAACGTAATGCTTGCCCCAAAAGTGAGTTTGCTTTCCGAAGGACACCCAGTTTCTCCCAAAGAACGTCAAACCTTGACAACAGGGAAAATTCACATCAAAAAAAATGCTTGGATTGGTGCTAATGCCACCATTTTACAAGGGGTTACTATTGGCGAAAATGTGGTTGTTGCAGCAGGAGCAGTCGTTTCTAAAGACGTTCCTGACAATGTCATTGTTGGCGGAATTCCTGCGAAAATTATTAAAGAAATTTAA
- a CDS encoding MBL fold metallo-hydrolase, with translation MILSTLIVIVVSATGGYIYLRQEKFGALPKGKRLEQIKNSPNYRNGKFHNKVKLPMIAEGYSFFDVLWTSLTKKFPRTEPSEILPSIRTNLKKLPIDKNYLVWFGHSSFLMQIDGIKILVDPVFSGNASPIPGSVKAYKGADIYTVDDIPEIDYLLISHDHYDHLDYETIKKLNSKIKYVVCGLGVGANFEYWGYSADKILDKDWGDEIKINNNLSIFVESTQHNCARGLARDKALWVSYIIKTPTMQLFYSGDGGYDNRFNEIYKKYGVMDWAIMEFGQYNPAWESVHELPYQVIKATEELHAKQMVPVHHSKFTLARHPWDEPLKLATELSQNKEYKLATPMIGEVLWLNDTTQQFKQWWDGIG, from the coding sequence ATGATTTTGTCCACGTTAATTGTAATTGTAGTTTCTGCCACAGGCGGATATATCTACTTACGTCAAGAAAAATTTGGAGCATTACCCAAAGGCAAACGACTTGAGCAAATCAAAAATTCACCCAATTATAGAAATGGAAAATTTCATAACAAAGTAAAACTTCCCATGATTGCAGAAGGCTATAGCTTTTTTGACGTATTATGGACTTCCTTAACGAAAAAATTCCCACGAACAGAACCATCAGAAATTCTACCATCAATAAGAACAAATTTAAAAAAACTTCCAATAGACAAAAATTATCTTGTATGGTTTGGACATTCGTCATTTTTAATGCAAATAGATGGAATAAAAATTTTGGTAGATCCAGTTTTTAGTGGTAATGCCTCGCCAATTCCAGGTTCTGTAAAAGCATATAAAGGTGCTGATATCTATACTGTCGATGATATACCAGAAATTGATTATTTATTGATATCACACGACCATTATGACCATTTAGATTATGAAACTATAAAAAAACTCAATTCTAAAATAAAATATGTAGTATGTGGATTGGGCGTTGGTGCAAATTTTGAATATTGGGGATATTCTGCTGATAAAATTCTAGATAAAGATTGGGGCGATGAAATAAAAATAAATAATAACCTCTCAATTTTTGTTGAAAGCACACAACATAATTGCGCAAGAGGTTTGGCAAGAGATAAAGCACTTTGGGTTTCATATATTATCAAAACACCAACCATGCAATTATTTTATAGTGGCGATGGTGGATATGATAATAGATTTAATGAAATATATAAAAAATATGGAGTAATGGATTGGGCAATCATGGAATTTGGACAATACAATCCAGCTTGGGAATCAGTGCATGAATTGCCATATCAAGTAATAAAAGCTACAGAAGAATTACATGCAAAACAGATGGTGCCTGTACATCATTCTAAATTTACCTTAGCAAGACATCCTTGGGATGAACCGCTAAAATTAGCAACAGAATTATCTCAAAATAAAGAATATAAGCTAGCAACACCTATGATTGGAGAAGTACTTTGGCTAAATGATACAACACAACAATTTAAACAATGGTGGGACGGAATAGGTTAA
- a CDS encoding helix-turn-helix transcriptional regulator → MEENNKRSDCPISGSLDIWGDKWSLLIVRDLMMKNQCTYGDFQKSDEGIATNILASRLKGLTENGIIEKLQHPESKAKVLYQLTEKGIDLLPIMAEINIWMDKYYNIPPERKDELKALKKDKEGFIKESKKTLKKMLITK, encoded by the coding sequence ATGGAAGAAAATAATAAACGTTCTGATTGTCCAATTAGCGGTTCACTCGATATTTGGGGTGATAAATGGTCATTGCTTATCGTTAGGGATTTAATGATGAAAAACCAATGTACTTATGGTGATTTTCAAAAATCGGATGAAGGTATTGCCACCAATATTTTAGCTTCTCGGCTAAAAGGTTTGACCGAAAATGGCATTATTGAAAAATTGCAACATCCCGAAAGCAAGGCAAAAGTTCTTTACCAATTGACAGAAAAGGGAATTGATTTGTTACCAATAATGGCAGAAATAAATATTTGGATGGATAAGTATTATAACATTCCACCAGAACGGAAAGATGAGCTTAAGGCTTTGAAAAAAGATAAGGAAGGATTTATAAAAGAGAGCAAGAAAACACTCAAAAAAATGCTAATAACAAAGTAG
- a CDS encoding helix-turn-helix transcriptional regulator — protein sequence MESKQRIILMDVGRLKDLPRQFLTFYQTHIYCHKGKLEFIFKDRKYECLKGGFVFWFAESDVKEISFSKDFEASVLLVEKQFLMDNIPDRNWSIDVQLYSRDNPIQKMNKPSDKVTVLKNFNRLNDCYLESKHLFYEDVLRLEMNLFLFQMWNIFSNAYQRRKRTVQTGTLYERFQNLILVHCMQEREVQFYADQLHITAKYLNFICKQNSNTTASEWIQRSAKDRIVLLLQNNNFNISEIADEMNFSSRSFFTHYVKKLIGMTPKEYRERLS from the coding sequence ATGGAAAGCAAGCAACGAATTATCTTGATGGATGTCGGTAGATTAAAAGATTTGCCAAGGCAATTTCTAACATTCTATCAAACACATATTTACTGCCATAAAGGCAAACTCGAATTTATATTTAAAGACAGAAAATATGAATGTTTAAAAGGTGGTTTTGTATTTTGGTTTGCAGAAAGTGATGTTAAGGAAATTTCATTTTCAAAGGATTTTGAAGCAAGTGTTTTGTTGGTAGAAAAGCAATTTTTAATGGATAATATACCAGACAGAAACTGGAGTATTGACGTTCAACTGTATTCTCGCGATAATCCTATTCAGAAAATGAACAAGCCGAGTGACAAGGTTACGGTGCTCAAAAATTTCAATCGGCTAAACGATTGTTATTTAGAAAGCAAACATCTTTTTTATGAAGATGTGTTGCGACTAGAAATGAATTTATTCTTATTTCAAATGTGGAATATTTTCTCAAATGCTTACCAAAGAAGAAAACGAACCGTGCAAACTGGGACTTTGTACGAACGTTTTCAAAATTTAATTTTAGTGCATTGTATGCAGGAACGGGAAGTGCAATTTTATGCTGATCAACTACACATAACCGCTAAGTATTTGAATTTTATTTGTAAACAAAATTCAAATACAACAGCTTCAGAATGGATTCAACGAAGTGCGAAAGATAGGATAGTTTTACTATTACAGAATAACAACTTTAATATTTCGGAAATAGCCGATGAAATGAATTTTTCGAGTCGTTCATTCTTTACACATTATGTAAAAAAACTAATAGGTATGACACCGAAAGAGTATCGGGAAAGATTGAGTTAG
- a CDS encoding glycosyl transferase, translating to MLESDIPTNEVTTTSSIKIAYFILVHRLPNQFKRMFKAIYVPENFYLIHIDKKTSNELKNEIRLFLKPYPNAYVMQSEKVIWGGYSMVQAELDGMKYLLEINSEWDYFINLSGQDYPLKSQKIISQFLSENNGKSYLKIANQQLSRPETMNRIENHFEELDDSISAITHTRAFMKDVVPYIGGQWMMLTRTCCEFLCHNKEVERFEKYYQNTLIADESFFQTVLMNTSFDGVLIDDDKRAIIWIPDGEIKLRPKTFTHEDFNFLHIGEHLFARKFDDNIDDTIIDNMKSHFHLALSRKSSKENFSTV from the coding sequence ATGCTTGAGTCCGACATTCCTACGAATGAAGTTACTACAACAAGCTCTATTAAAATCGCTTACTTTATCTTAGTACACCGATTACCCAATCAGTTTAAAAGAATGTTTAAAGCAATTTATGTTCCTGAAAACTTCTATCTCATTCATATCGACAAGAAGACTTCAAATGAACTGAAAAATGAAATTCGATTATTCTTGAAGCCATACCCAAATGCATATGTTATGCAAAGCGAAAAAGTAATTTGGGGCGGCTACAGTATGGTGCAGGCAGAACTAGATGGCATGAAATATCTATTGGAAATAAATAGCGAATGGGATTATTTCATCAACTTAAGTGGTCAGGATTATCCTTTAAAATCTCAAAAAATTATTAGTCAGTTTCTTTCAGAAAATAATGGAAAAAGTTATCTAAAAATTGCCAATCAACAGCTATCACGACCAGAAACGATGAATAGAATTGAAAATCATTTTGAAGAACTGGACGATAGCATATCAGCAATTACACATACTAGAGCTTTTATGAAAGATGTAGTTCCGTACATTGGTGGACAATGGATGATGCTTACTAGAACATGTTGCGAATTTCTTTGTCATAACAAAGAAGTGGAACGTTTTGAAAAATATTACCAAAATACATTGATTGCTGATGAATCATTTTTTCAAACGGTTTTAATGAATACTTCTTTTGATGGTGTATTAATAGATGATGATAAAAGAGCGATTATTTGGATTCCAGATGGCGAAATCAAACTACGACCAAAAACCTTTACTCATGAAGATTTTAATTTCTTGCATATTGGTGAACATCTCTTTGCACGTAAATTTGACGACAATATAGATGATACAATAATAGACAACATGAAGTCTCATTTTCATCTGGCATTAAGTCGGAAAAGTAGCAAAGAAAATTTTAGTACTGTATAG
- a CDS encoding pirin family protein, with protein MKRNISKAFQGIPAIKDSTITLYRSLPTNQLESLGPFVFVDYYETKGKKGIGDTPHPHAGIEVISYLFTGESVHKDSLGNVDTLRDGDAQFIKSGKGIIHKETPQSSRRGLQLWTSLPPAQKFDEPEYYSYKSDTIPTFTVNDNAIKLVAGSLNGHQGILPTASPTLLAHIHFNNFNKVVLNVEESWELGIYIINGKAIVGEQGPINIGDLVLLSNGDEIEVTAYGELPVDIVLLGGEKIDYPLFFDDHL; from the coding sequence ATGAAAAGAAATATCTCAAAAGCATTCCAAGGAATTCCTGCAATAAAAGATAGCACCATAACATTATATCGTTCATTGCCTACTAATCAATTGGAATCATTAGGACCATTTGTGTTTGTAGATTATTACGAAACCAAAGGCAAAAAAGGCATTGGCGATACACCTCATCCTCATGCTGGAATTGAAGTCATCAGTTATTTATTTACTGGCGAAAGTGTACACAAAGATAGCCTCGGTAATGTTGATACACTAAGAGATGGCGATGCTCAATTTATTAAATCTGGTAAAGGAATTATTCATAAAGAAACACCACAGAGTTCTAGACGTGGCTTGCAACTTTGGACAAGTTTACCACCTGCACAAAAGTTTGATGAACCTGAATATTATTCTTATAAATCAGATACCATTCCAACATTTACAGTAAATGACAATGCTATAAAATTAGTAGCAGGTAGTTTAAATGGTCACCAAGGTATTTTGCCAACGGCAAGTCCAACGTTGTTAGCACATATTCATTTTAATAATTTCAATAAAGTGGTTTTAAACGTAGAGGAAAGCTGGGAACTTGGCATTTATATTATTAATGGCAAAGCTATTGTTGGTGAACAAGGTCCAATTAATATTGGCGACTTAGTATTGCTTAGCAATGGCGACGAAATAGAAGTAACTGCATATGGAGAGCTTCCTGTAGATATTGTTTTATTAGGTGGCGAGAAAATTGATTATCCATTATTTTTTGATGACCATTTGTGA
- a CDS encoding alpha/beta hydrolase, whose product MENYTYATVPTQSIEANGITFAYRSYGKEGELPIIYFQHLAGTLDNADPRIMDGIAKHHQIISFDLRGIGATTGETPDSIYAMADDAIAFIEALGFDKVNVLAFSLGGFIAQEVLVKKPELINKIILAGTGPRGGEGISDVVWTTYWDMAKGFFTFQDPKVFLFFNRDEIGKLAAHQFIDRINERKENRDKDIKINAFQTQLKAIKSWGHDTPADLSVYNLPVFVVNGDNDRMVPTPNSYDLAKRFPNAELKIYEDAGHGGIFQYYEDFTRRALDFFTK is encoded by the coding sequence ATGGAAAATTACACATATGCTACTGTACCTACGCAGTCTATAGAAGCAAACGGAATCACATTCGCTTATCGTTCTTATGGTAAAGAAGGTGAATTACCAATTATTTATTTTCAGCATTTAGCGGGTACGCTTGACAATGCAGATCCTCGGATTATGGACGGAATAGCAAAACATCATCAAATTATTTCTTTTGATTTAAGAGGAATTGGTGCAACAACAGGCGAAACACCTGATAGTATTTATGCTATGGCTGATGATGCTATTGCATTTATCGAAGCATTAGGTTTTGACAAAGTAAATGTTCTTGCGTTTTCTTTAGGTGGTTTTATAGCCCAAGAAGTATTAGTTAAAAAGCCTGAATTGATTAATAAAATAATTCTTGCAGGAACAGGTCCAAGAGGTGGCGAAGGCATTAGCGATGTAGTTTGGACAACTTATTGGGATATGGCAAAAGGCTTTTTCACTTTCCAAGACCCTAAAGTATTCTTATTTTTTAATCGTGATGAAATTGGAAAATTAGCTGCACATCAATTTATTGACCGCATCAATGAACGAAAAGAAAATCGTGATAAAGACATAAAAATTAATGCTTTTCAAACCCAATTAAAAGCAATCAAAAGTTGGGGGCACGATACACCAGCCGATTTATCAGTTTATAATCTTCCTGTTTTTGTAGTCAATGGCGATAATGATAGAATGGTACCAACACCTAATTCATACGACCTTGCAAAACGTTTTCCAAATGCGGAGTTGAAAATTTATGAAGATGCAGGACACGGTGGTATTTTTCAATACTACGAAGATTTTACAAGACGAGCATTAGATTTTTTCACTAAATAA
- a CDS encoding GNAT family N-acetyltransferase codes for MKIETANSNDLATIFQLYDMATSFQKTVYEKQWEGFEQSLIEKEIEENRLWKISADKQTICVFSINFNDILFWQEKDKQPSIYIHRIALHNDFRGKSIMQKIIDWAKIYCKENGKQFIRIDTWGENLKLIDYYKKCGFTHIETIDLDNTKGMPKHYKGKLALLEMQVN; via the coding sequence ATGAAAATAGAAACTGCAAATAGTAATGATTTAGCTACAATATTTCAGTTGTATGATATGGCAACTTCATTTCAAAAGACAGTTTATGAAAAACAATGGGAAGGCTTTGAACAATCTTTAATAGAAAAAGAAATTGAAGAAAATCGACTTTGGAAAATTAGTGCTGATAAACAAACTATTTGTGTATTTTCTATAAATTTTAATGACATTTTATTTTGGCAAGAAAAGGACAAACAACCTTCTATTTATATTCATAGAATTGCATTACATAATGACTTTAGAGGAAAATCTATCATGCAAAAGATTATAGATTGGGCAAAAATTTATTGTAAAGAAAATGGAAAACAATTTATCCGTATAGATACTTGGGGCGAAAATCTTAAACTAATAGATTATTATAAAAAATGTGGCTTCACACACATAGAAACTATCGATTTAGATAACACTAAAGGAATGCCTAAACATTACAAAGGAAAATTAGCTTTATTAGAAATGCAAGTAAATTAA